Proteins encoded by one window of Teretinema zuelzerae:
- the nikR gene encoding nickel-responsive transcriptional regulator NikR, with protein MSSLYRFGVSLDKKLIDAFDAFIEREQYQNRSEAIRDLIRETLIKKKRDDNGLVAGAVVMTYDHHRRDLAERLMHVQHDFQDSIISTQHIHLDHDHCLEIIAVRGKALDVENLASTLKAFAGVTHLSLSLSAYGVEEE; from the coding sequence TCGCTGGACAAAAAACTGATAGACGCCTTCGACGCCTTCATCGAGCGCGAACAATATCAGAACCGCTCGGAAGCCATTCGCGACTTGATCCGGGAAACCCTCATCAAAAAGAAGCGGGACGACAACGGACTGGTCGCCGGAGCCGTGGTGATGACCTACGATCATCACCGCCGCGATCTGGCCGAGCGCCTTATGCATGTGCAGCACGACTTTCAGGATTCGATCATTTCCACGCAGCATATCCATCTCGACCACGACCACTGCCTTGAGATCATCGCAGTCCGCGGAAAGGCTCTGGATGTTGAAAATCTCGCTTCTACCCTGAAAGCCTTCGCGGGAGTCACTCATTTAAGTTTGAGCCTTTCCGCCTACGGGGTCGAAGAAGAGTAA